A genomic window from Inediibacterium massiliense includes:
- the htrA gene encoding serine protease HtrA yields the protein MENEKIEIIDVPVVYSVEEEKKPRRKKGLWMICIILISTLLGGVIASYIMPVYIFGHILPYPDNYFGQNKKQVIQVDGKNTQFLVSAVAKKAMSSVVGITTQSVEEDFFFGRKVSQGLGTGVIVDKNGYILTNSHVVNNGEVQEVKVLFDNGKKKDAKIIWNDSMLDLAVLKVDGVNLAAADLGDSDDLQVGEVAIAIGNPLGMEFEKTVTSGIVSGLGRSVQINERESIENLIQTDASINPGNSGGPLLNSKGEVVGINTAKIQSGEGLGFAIPINMAKPIVDQFIQKGEFSKAYLGIKGVDVDVFEKYMNTDLSVPKGVYIAEITPNSPADKGDLRSGDIIVGIENQEISGMRELSTKLYQYRPEDTIHIKIMRNGKAMTLQIILEKIPKKYE from the coding sequence ATGGAAAATGAAAAAATAGAGATCATTGATGTTCCAGTAGTATATTCTGTAGAAGAAGAGAAAAAGCCTCGAAGAAAAAAAGGACTGTGGATGATTTGTATCATTTTGATTTCAACTTTATTAGGGGGAGTGATTGCAAGTTATATTATGCCTGTTTATATATTTGGTCATATTCTTCCTTATCCTGATAATTATTTTGGACAAAATAAGAAGCAAGTGATTCAAGTGGATGGTAAAAATACACAATTTTTAGTATCAGCAGTTGCAAAAAAAGCCATGTCTTCTGTAGTGGGAATCACAACTCAAAGTGTTGAAGAAGATTTTTTCTTTGGAAGAAAAGTATCACAAGGATTAGGAACTGGGGTAATTGTGGATAAAAATGGATATATTTTAACAAATTCTCATGTTGTGAATAATGGAGAAGTGCAAGAAGTCAAGGTTTTATTTGATAATGGAAAAAAGAAGGATGCTAAGATTATTTGGAATGATTCTATGCTAGATTTGGCAGTGTTAAAAGTAGATGGAGTCAATTTAGCTGCAGCAGATTTGGGAGATTCTGATGATTTACAGGTGGGAGAAGTAGCTATTGCCATAGGAAACCCATTAGGAATGGAATTTGAAAAAACTGTTACATCAGGTATTGTTAGTGGACTAGGAAGAAGCGTGCAAATCAATGAAAGAGAGAGTATTGAAAATCTGATCCAAACAGATGCTTCTATCAATCCAGGAAATAGTGGAGGGCCTCTTTTAAACAGCAAAGGAGAAGTGGTTGGAATCAATACGGCAAAAATTCAATCAGGAGAAGGTTTGGGTTTTGCTATTCCTATTAATATGGCAAAGCCAATTGTAGATCAGTTTATACAAAAAGGTGAATTTAGTAAGGCTTATTTAGGAATTAAAGGTGTAGATGTAGATGTTTTTGAAAAGTATATGAATACAGATTTATCTGTACCTAAAGGAGTATATATAGCAGAAATTACACCTAACTCTCCAGCAGATAAAGGAGATCTTCGCAGTGGAGATATTATTGTAGGAATAGAAAATCAAGAAATATCTGGAATGAGAGAACTTTCAACAAAGCTTTATCAATATAGACCAGAAGATACTATTCATATAAAAATTATGAGAAATGGAAAAGCAATGACCTTACAAATTATATTGGAGAAAATACCTAAAAAGTATGAGTAA
- a CDS encoding muramidase family protein, with product MYRHCPMGTVSYVVKPGDSLYKIAKEYNTTVEYLVFLNGLKNPDKLQVGDGLCVPMMSTIPCPTGNYYTIKYGDTLYKIAKEYNVSVNEIIRFNPFLNPYNLMVGQVICIPKQTVVCPNGKVYTIEEGDTFFTIATKFDISYELLKKSNPSLDVDHLMVGQQICIPESKPSLTCPEDKIYIIQPGESLSSVAEKFVVGANELLKANPNMIPSEFAPGRLICIPTEQANV from the coding sequence ATGTATAGGCATTGCCCGATGGGAACTGTGAGTTATGTTGTAAAGCCAGGAGACAGCTTATATAAAATTGCAAAAGAATATAATACTACAGTGGAATACCTTGTTTTTTTAAATGGATTGAAAAATCCAGATAAACTTCAAGTGGGAGATGGACTTTGCGTACCAATGATGTCTACTATACCTTGTCCAACGGGGAACTATTACACGATAAAATATGGAGATACTTTATATAAAATTGCAAAGGAGTACAATGTTTCTGTAAATGAAATTATAAGATTTAACCCATTTTTAAATCCTTATAATTTGATGGTGGGGCAAGTGATTTGTATTCCTAAACAGACTGTAGTATGTCCAAATGGAAAAGTATATACAATCGAAGAAGGTGATACTTTCTTTACCATCGCTACTAAATTTGATATTTCATATGAATTACTTAAAAAGTCAAATCCAAGTTTAGATGTAGATCATTTAATGGTAGGGCAACAAATATGTATTCCAGAGTCGAAACCTTCTCTAACTTGTCCAGAAGATAAAATATATATCATTCAACCAGGAGAAAGCTTATCCTCTGTAGCAGAAAAATTTGTAGTGGGCGCTAATGAATTGTTAAAAGCCAATCCTAATATGATTCCTAGTGAATTTGCTCCAGGAAGACTTATTTGTATTCCAACGGAACAAGCTAATGTATAA
- a CDS encoding metal-sensing transcriptional repressor has protein sequence MEKKQPCCHIVDGERVSHRSQEVTNALINRLNRIEGQVRGIKGMVEKGVYCNDILIQIAAAQSAMKGVGRLLLESHMRTCIVESIKAGDEEVIDEILTTIDRMIK, from the coding sequence ATGGAAAAAAAACAGCCCTGTTGTCATATAGTAGATGGAGAAAGAGTTAGCCATCGATCGCAAGAGGTAACAAATGCTTTGATCAATAGATTGAATAGAATAGAAGGACAAGTAAGGGGTATTAAGGGGATGGTAGAAAAAGGAGTTTATTGCAATGATATTTTGATTCAAATTGCAGCGGCTCAATCTGCTATGAAGGGAGTAGGAAGACTTCTTCTTGAGAGTCATATGCGTACTTGTATTGTAGAAAGTATTAAAGCGGGAGATGAAGAGGTTATTGATGAGATTCTTACGACTATTGATCGTATGATTAAGTAA
- a CDS encoding response regulator transcription factor has product MNKRKILIVDDDIYICELIEMYLKKEGYEVCAAYDGVSAIEKFKEETPSFVILDIMLPKIDGWDVCREIKKISNVPIIMLTAKGDTFDKVLGLKLGADDYMVKPFEPRELMARVEAVLRRAGGQSFCTRNIVLPHLSIDMDLYRVKIDDQMITLPPKEMELLYFLAKNQNIVFTREQLIENIWGLDFEGDVRTIDVHIKRIREKLEVLKNYYNIQTVWGVGYKFEVKKDA; this is encoded by the coding sequence ATGAACAAAAGAAAAATACTGATTGTAGATGATGATATATATATTTGTGAATTGATTGAAATGTATTTAAAAAAAGAAGGATATGAAGTGTGTGCAGCATATGATGGAGTAAGTGCCATAGAAAAATTTAAAGAGGAAACTCCAAGTTTTGTAATTTTAGATATTATGCTTCCTAAGATAGATGGATGGGATGTATGTAGAGAAATAAAAAAAATAAGTAATGTACCTATCATTATGCTTACAGCAAAGGGTGATACTTTTGATAAAGTTTTGGGACTCAAATTAGGAGCAGATGATTATATGGTAAAGCCCTTTGAACCAAGGGAGTTGATGGCAAGAGTAGAAGCTGTTTTAAGAAGAGCAGGTGGACAATCTTTTTGCACAAGAAATATTGTTCTTCCTCATTTATCTATAGATATGGATCTTTATAGGGTAAAGATAGATGATCAAATGATTACATTGCCTCCTAAGGAAATGGAGCTTTTGTATTTTTTAGCGAAAAATCAAAATATAGTATTCACAAGGGAACAACTCATTGAAAATATTTGGGGATTGGACTTTGAGGGAGATGTTAGAACGATAGATGTTCATATTAAAAGAATAAGAGAGAAGCTAGAGGTTTTAAAAAATTACTACAATATTCAAACGGTATGGGGAGTAGGGTATAAGTTTGAGGTGAAAAAGGATGCTTGA
- a CDS encoding heavy-metal-associated domain-containing protein produces MKKLMMIEGMSCMHCVNHVKNALEEIQGVQEVVVDLQGKNAVIQLSEEVTDEVLKNAVEEAGYEVVEIKSI; encoded by the coding sequence ATGAAAAAATTAATGATGATTGAAGGAATGAGTTGTATGCATTGTGTAAATCATGTAAAAAATGCTTTAGAAGAAATCCAAGGAGTACAGGAAGTGGTAGTAGATTTACAGGGAAAAAATGCTGTGATACAATTAAGTGAAGAAGTTACAGATGAAGTATTGAAAAACGCAGTAGAAGAAGCAGGATATGAAGTGGTTGAAATAAAAAGTATATAA
- a CDS encoding sensor histidine kinase translates to MLDTVFKKLFATYLIIIVITFLILGLLASQLFENYFFNRHEKLLLQEGEKINELVIDYLNRDITKERLNIELQSVERFLNTRIWVIDQRGIIYGVSSDEKKWIGKQITTKDILEVFKGKIIVKKGIYEGVGQAPMVTVGVPIFINGSVDNAIVMHSPLYEITKVIQEVHKIIWQAMTISLCISFVILYIVAKKLSDPLRQMGQAAQKIAKGDFSQRVEVIDEKDDIGKVTKTFNDMAQQLERIEDHRRSFISAVAHELRSPLTLIQGFVQGMADETIKKEEQKKYLDIILGETKRLTKFITNLLDIQKMESDQYPIYPQKFHVNELIVRTLLKYEETIERKRIHIDLHLKEKLPLVWADKDAYEQVLVNLLDNAMKFMQENKTLMIYTYEEEHKVWVKIEDEGVGIAKEEQNKIWDRFYKIDKSRDRNKEGTGLGLYIVKKIIDRHKEKIILESQLGRGTIFTFSISIFKE, encoded by the coding sequence ATGCTTGATACGGTATTTAAAAAGTTGTTTGCTACTTATTTGATTATTATTGTTATTACTTTTTTGATACTAGGTCTTTTAGCTTCTCAGCTCTTTGAAAATTATTTTTTCAATAGACATGAAAAATTACTTTTACAAGAAGGAGAAAAGATTAATGAATTAGTGATTGATTACTTAAATAGAGATATTACAAAAGAAAGATTAAATATAGAGCTTCAGTCTGTAGAGAGATTTTTAAATACAAGAATTTGGGTGATTGATCAAAGAGGTATTATTTATGGAGTATCTAGCGATGAAAAGAAATGGATTGGAAAGCAGATTACTACGAAAGATATTTTAGAAGTATTTAAAGGAAAAATTATTGTCAAAAAAGGAATTTATGAAGGAGTAGGACAAGCTCCTATGGTAACAGTAGGAGTACCTATTTTCATTAATGGAAGTGTAGATAATGCCATTGTCATGCATTCACCTCTTTATGAAATTACAAAGGTGATTCAAGAGGTTCACAAAATTATTTGGCAGGCTATGACCATATCACTTTGTATTTCTTTTGTGATTCTTTATATAGTAGCTAAGAAGCTTTCAGATCCTTTAAGACAAATGGGACAAGCAGCTCAAAAAATTGCAAAAGGGGATTTTAGTCAAAGAGTAGAGGTGATAGATGAAAAAGATGATATTGGAAAGGTTACAAAAACTTTTAATGATATGGCACAGCAATTAGAAAGAATTGAAGATCATAGGAGAAGTTTTATATCTGCTGTTGCTCATGAGCTGAGGTCTCCTCTTACATTGATTCAGGGGTTTGTACAGGGAATGGCAGATGAAACCATAAAAAAAGAAGAACAAAAAAAATATTTAGATATTATATTAGGAGAAACCAAGAGACTTACTAAATTTATTACCAATTTATTAGATATTCAAAAAATGGAGTCCGATCAATATCCTATTTATCCACAAAAATTTCATGTCAATGAACTGATTGTAAGAACTTTATTAAAATATGAAGAGACGATTGAGAGAAAAAGAATCCATATAGATCTTCATTTAAAAGAAAAGCTTCCCCTTGTTTGGGCAGATAAAGATGCTTATGAACAAGTACTTGTAAATCTTTTAGATAATGCTATGAAATTTATGCAAGAGAATAAAACGCTTATGATTTATACCTATGAAGAGGAACATAAGGTTTGGGTAAAGATAGAAGACGAAGGAGTAGGAATCGCAAAAGAGGAGCAAAATAAGATTTGGGATAGATTTTATAAAATTGATAAATCTAGAGATCGGAATAAAGAAGGAACAGGACTTGGTTTGTATATTGTAAAAAAAATAATAGATAGACATAAAGAGAAAATAATATTAGAAAGTCAACTGGGGAGAGGGACGATTTTTACTTTTTCTATTTCTATTTTCAAAGAATAA
- the ribD gene encoding bifunctional diaminohydroxyphosphoribosylaminopyrimidine deaminase/5-amino-6-(5-phosphoribosylamino)uracil reductase RibD gives MDTFYMKKALHLAQKGIGHTSPNPLVGAVIVKNGQIIGEGYHEKFGGPHAEINAFLNSTEDVSESTMYVTLEPCSHYGKTPPCAQAIVNKKIKKVVIAMKDPNPLVSGQGIEILKKHNIEVVTGVLEEEAKKLNEIFVKYISTKLPFCILKTAMTLDGKIATSTKDSKWITNSSSREYVHLLRHKVTGIMVGIGTVLADDPLLTTRIVNYKGKNPIRIIVDSKGQIPLNSNILKTSKDIKTIIVTTKMISTEKIKSIENTKAEVLITPSKDGKIDLSYLMKTLGEKGIDSILLEGGGTLNFSALKEGIIDQVISFIAPKIIGGKDALTPIEGEGFSFMKDAICLNHIEVDHFKEDIMIKGYIAKER, from the coding sequence ATGGACACTTTTTATATGAAAAAAGCTTTACATTTAGCTCAAAAAGGCATTGGCCATACAAGCCCAAATCCTTTAGTAGGAGCAGTCATTGTAAAAAATGGGCAAATTATAGGAGAAGGATATCACGAAAAGTTCGGAGGTCCTCACGCAGAAATCAATGCATTTTTAAATTCGACAGAAGATGTAAGTGAATCTACTATGTACGTAACCTTAGAACCCTGCTCTCATTATGGTAAAACTCCTCCTTGTGCACAAGCTATTGTAAATAAAAAAATCAAAAAAGTAGTCATTGCTATGAAAGATCCAAATCCTTTGGTTTCAGGACAGGGAATAGAAATATTAAAAAAGCACAACATAGAAGTAGTTACAGGAGTCTTAGAAGAAGAAGCAAAGAAATTAAATGAAATATTTGTTAAATATATCAGTACAAAATTACCATTTTGCATATTAAAAACTGCCATGACTCTAGATGGAAAAATAGCTACATCTACTAAAGACTCCAAATGGATTACCAATTCTTCCTCTAGAGAATACGTCCATTTACTTAGACACAAAGTAACAGGAATCATGGTAGGAATTGGAACTGTTTTAGCAGATGATCCTCTATTAACTACACGTATTGTAAATTACAAAGGAAAAAATCCAATTCGGATTATTGTAGATTCTAAAGGTCAAATTCCTCTAAATAGCAATATATTAAAAACAAGTAAAGACATAAAGACTATTATTGTCACAACAAAGATGATTTCAACAGAAAAAATAAAATCAATAGAAAATACAAAAGCAGAAGTTTTGATTACTCCTTCTAAAGATGGAAAAATAGATCTTTCTTACTTGATGAAAACTTTAGGAGAAAAAGGAATAGACAGTATTTTGCTTGAAGGAGGAGGAACACTAAATTTTTCTGCTCTTAAGGAAGGAATCATAGACCAAGTGATCTCTTTTATTGCTCCTAAAATCATAGGAGGAAAAGATGCCTTAACACCTATAGAGGGAGAAGGATTTTCTTTTATGAAAGATGCTATATGCCTAAATCATATAGAAGTCGATCATTTCAAAGAAGATATCATGATCAAAGGCTATATTGCAAAGGAGAGATAA
- a CDS encoding heavy metal translocating P-type ATPase, whose product MKKEILKIEGMSCAACAKASERAVKKLDGVKEVNVNFATEKMSLEYDEEKLNIENIKESIKKAGYEAKEENTNKEVVISIEGMTCAACARAADRAINKLGGIASSNVNIATNKANVIYDPSQVKLSDIKEAIKKAGYTPLDIERDQTQEQDKKEEEIENLKKRFMISAIFAIPLLYIAMGPMIGLYLPEIIHPMKNPLNFSMSQILLVVPILIYGYKFYTVGFSAIFRKSPNMDSLVAMGTGAAVLYGFYATYKILNGEVMYAHHLYFESAGVIIALISLGKYLESVSKGKTSEAIKKLMGLAPKNAVIIRDEKEIEIPIEEVEVGDIVLVKPGGKIPVDGEVVDGNTFIDESMLTGESIPVEKKKGDKVVGGSINKQGMIYFKATKVGEDTALSQIIKLVEDAQGSKAPIAKLADIVASYFVPVVFCIAVLSSLIWYVTGKDPVFCLTIFISVLVIACPCALGLATPTAIMVGTGKGAENGVLIKGGEALESSHKIQTIVFDKTGTITQGRPEVTDVISFTDIDEVEILKLSASAEKGSEHPLGEAIVRKAENEGIDILKLDDFLAIAGHGIQVKIENKNILLGNSKLMKQKNIEIEKANDISIKLADEGKTPMYMAVDDEFVAIIAVADVVKESSKKAIKKLHEMGIEVAMITGDNQRTANAIAKQVGIDRVYAEVLPEDKANEVKKIQNEGRVVAMVGDGINDAPALAQADVGIAIGSGTDVAIESADIVLMRSDLIDVSTAIQLSKSTIRNIKQNLFWAFAYNTAGIPLAAGVFYALGGPLLNPMFAGAAMSLSSVSVVTNALRLRKFKPN is encoded by the coding sequence ATGAAAAAAGAAATATTAAAAATAGAAGGCATGAGTTGTGCAGCTTGTGCAAAAGCTTCAGAAAGAGCAGTTAAAAAATTAGATGGTGTAAAAGAGGTAAATGTAAACTTTGCTACAGAGAAGATGTCTTTAGAATATGATGAAGAAAAATTAAATATAGAAAATATAAAAGAGTCAATAAAAAAAGCAGGATACGAGGCAAAGGAAGAAAACACCAATAAAGAAGTTGTAATATCTATAGAGGGTATGACTTGCGCAGCTTGTGCGAGAGCGGCGGATCGTGCTATTAACAAATTAGGAGGAATAGCATCTTCTAATGTAAACATTGCTACAAATAAAGCGAATGTTATTTATGATCCGAGTCAAGTCAAACTTTCAGATATTAAGGAAGCAATCAAAAAAGCAGGGTATACTCCACTAGATATTGAAAGAGATCAAACACAAGAGCAAGATAAAAAGGAAGAAGAGATAGAAAATTTAAAGAAAAGGTTTATGATATCAGCTATATTTGCTATACCGCTTCTTTATATTGCTATGGGACCTATGATAGGACTTTATCTTCCAGAGATTATTCATCCTATGAAAAATCCATTAAATTTTTCTATGAGTCAAATACTACTTGTTGTACCAATCTTAATTTACGGATATAAATTTTATACAGTAGGATTTTCAGCTATATTTAGGAAAAGTCCAAATATGGATTCTTTAGTTGCCATGGGTACAGGAGCTGCTGTTTTATATGGATTTTATGCAACTTATAAAATATTAAATGGAGAAGTGATGTATGCTCATCACCTGTATTTTGAATCAGCTGGAGTGATTATTGCACTTATTTCTTTAGGAAAATATTTAGAAAGTGTAAGTAAAGGTAAAACTTCAGAAGCAATCAAGAAACTAATGGGATTAGCGCCTAAGAATGCTGTTATTATAAGAGACGAAAAAGAAATAGAAATTCCTATTGAAGAAGTAGAGGTAGGAGATATAGTTTTAGTAAAACCAGGAGGTAAAATTCCAGTAGATGGAGAAGTAGTAGATGGAAATACCTTTATTGATGAATCTATGCTTACTGGAGAGAGTATTCCTGTTGAAAAGAAAAAAGGAGACAAGGTTGTAGGAGGAAGTATTAATAAGCAAGGAATGATTTATTTTAAAGCTACAAAAGTAGGAGAAGATACTGCTCTTTCACAAATTATAAAATTAGTAGAAGATGCACAAGGATCTAAAGCTCCTATTGCGAAATTAGCAGATATAGTTGCTTCTTATTTTGTGCCAGTAGTATTTTGTATTGCCGTATTATCTTCATTAATTTGGTATGTAACTGGAAAAGATCCTGTGTTTTGTCTTACTATATTTATTTCTGTATTAGTCATTGCTTGTCCTTGTGCATTAGGGCTTGCCACTCCTACTGCCATAATGGTTGGAACTGGAAAAGGAGCAGAAAATGGAGTTTTAATAAAAGGTGGGGAGGCATTAGAATCTTCTCATAAAATTCAAACAATAGTATTTGATAAAACAGGAACCATTACACAAGGAAGACCTGAAGTTACAGATGTTATAAGCTTTACAGATATAGATGAAGTAGAGATTTTAAAACTTTCAGCATCAGCAGAGAAGGGATCAGAGCATCCACTAGGGGAAGCTATTGTAAGAAAAGCTGAAAATGAGGGAATTGATATTTTAAAATTAGATGATTTTTTGGCTATAGCAGGTCATGGAATCCAGGTGAAAATAGAAAATAAAAATATATTATTAGGAAATAGTAAATTAATGAAACAAAAAAATATAGAGATAGAAAAAGCAAATGATATATCTATAAAATTAGCAGATGAAGGAAAGACTCCTATGTATATGGCAGTAGATGATGAATTCGTAGCCATTATTGCGGTGGCAGATGTAGTCAAGGAGAGTAGTAAAAAAGCTATAAAAAAGCTCCATGAAATGGGAATTGAAGTGGCTATGATTACAGGAGATAATCAAAGGACAGCAAATGCCATAGCAAAACAAGTAGGCATTGATAGAGTGTATGCAGAGGTTTTACCTGAAGATAAAGCAAATGAAGTGAAAAAAATTCAAAATGAAGGAAGAGTTGTAGCTATGGTAGGAGATGGAATTAATGATGCTCCAGCTTTAGCACAAGCAGATGTAGGAATTGCAATAGGATCTGGAACAGATGTTGCAATTGAGTCAGCAGATATCGTTCTTATGAGAAGTGATTTGATAGATGTATCTACTGCAATTCAATTAAGTAAAAGCACAATAAGAAATATCAAACAAAATCTTTTTTGGGCATTTGCTTATAATACAGCAGGAATTCCCCTTGCAGCAGGAGTATTTTATGCATTAGGTGGACCACTTTTAAATCCTATGTTTGCAGGAGCTGCCATGTCTTTAAGTTCCGTATCTGTAGTAACAAATGCTTTGAGACTTAGAAAATTTAAACCTAATTAA
- a CDS encoding bifunctional 3,4-dihydroxy-2-butanone-4-phosphate synthase/GTP cyclohydrolase II produces MYKFNTIEEAIEDIQAGKMIVVIDDEDRENEGDLLMAAELVTPEHINFMATYARGLICMPICKEKLEELDMPQMVSHNTDNHQTAFTVSIDAIDTSTGISAFERAHTIKKVLDPNSNSTDFRRPGHIFPLKAREGGVLKRAGHTEACVDLAKLAGLYPAGVICEIMNEDGSMARTPELMEYVKKHDLKIITIASLIEYRRKHEILVEKMAEAHMPTKYGDFKVIGYQNKLNKEHHVALVKGDISDGNPVLVRVHSECLTGDAFGSVRCDCGEQYAAAMKQIEKEGRGVLLYMRQEGRGIGLMNKLKAYALQDQGMDTVQANIALGFPEDMRDYGIGAQILSDLGIKKLKLMTNNPKKLSGLSGYGLEIVERVPIIMEYRKENEFYLKTKEEKMGHMLNIEEE; encoded by the coding sequence ATGTACAAATTCAATACAATCGAAGAAGCCATAGAAGATATACAAGCTGGAAAAATGATTGTAGTCATAGATGATGAAGATCGAGAAAACGAAGGAGATCTTTTAATGGCTGCTGAGCTAGTGACACCAGAGCATATTAATTTCATGGCAACCTATGCAAGAGGATTAATTTGTATGCCTATATGTAAAGAAAAGCTTGAAGAATTAGATATGCCTCAGATGGTATCTCATAATACAGATAATCATCAAACTGCTTTTACTGTATCTATTGATGCAATAGATACTTCAACTGGAATTTCAGCTTTTGAAAGAGCCCATACTATAAAAAAAGTACTAGATCCAAATAGCAATTCTACTGACTTTAGAAGACCTGGTCATATTTTCCCTCTAAAAGCCCGTGAAGGAGGCGTATTGAAAAGAGCTGGTCATACAGAAGCTTGTGTAGATCTAGCAAAGCTTGCTGGACTTTATCCTGCTGGAGTCATTTGTGAAATTATGAATGAAGATGGATCTATGGCAAGAACTCCAGAGCTTATGGAATATGTAAAAAAACATGATTTAAAAATCATTACCATTGCCTCTTTAATAGAATATCGAAGAAAGCATGAAATTCTTGTAGAAAAAATGGCGGAAGCTCATATGCCTACAAAATATGGAGATTTCAAAGTCATAGGCTATCAAAATAAATTAAACAAAGAGCATCATGTAGCTCTTGTAAAAGGAGATATTTCAGATGGCAATCCTGTTTTGGTAAGAGTTCATTCTGAGTGTCTTACAGGAGATGCCTTTGGATCTGTTCGTTGCGATTGTGGTGAACAATATGCAGCTGCCATGAAACAAATTGAAAAAGAAGGACGTGGAGTTCTTTTATATATGCGCCAAGAAGGAAGAGGTATTGGTCTAATGAATAAATTAAAAGCCTATGCTCTTCAAGATCAAGGAATGGATACAGTACAAGCAAATATTGCATTAGGATTTCCTGAAGATATGAGAGATTATGGAATTGGTGCACAAATTCTTTCTGATTTAGGAATAAAAAAATTAAAACTTATGACAAACAATCCTAAAAAGCTTTCTGGCCTTTCTGGATATGGATTAGAAATCGTAGAAAGAGTTCCTATTATCATGGAATATCGTAAAGAAAATGAATTTTATTTAAAAACAAAAGAAGAAAAAATGGGACATATGTTAAATATAGAGGAGGAATAA
- the ribE gene encoding 6,7-dimethyl-8-ribityllumazine synthase, which translates to MKIYEGKLIAKELKFAVIIGRFNEFIGSKLLSGALDALKRHGANESDIEIIWVPGAFEIPLVAKKLAKSQKYDGIICLGAVIRGATPHFDYVSSEVTKGVALVGLETEVPVVFGVLTTDTIEQAIERAGTKAGNKGYDAAMTAIEMANLLKEF; encoded by the coding sequence ATGAAAATATACGAAGGAAAATTAATTGCAAAAGAATTAAAATTTGCAGTCATTATAGGAAGATTTAATGAATTTATAGGGAGCAAACTTTTATCTGGTGCATTAGATGCACTGAAAAGACATGGAGCAAATGAAAGTGATATAGAAATCATTTGGGTTCCAGGAGCTTTCGAAATTCCTTTAGTTGCTAAAAAACTTGCTAAATCACAAAAATATGATGGGATCATTTGCCTTGGTGCAGTTATAAGAGGTGCAACTCCTCACTTTGATTATGTATCTAGTGAAGTAACAAAAGGAGTAGCTTTAGTAGGACTTGAAACTGAAGTTCCTGTAGTATTTGGAGTACTTACTACAGATACAATCGAACAAGCTATTGAAAGAGCAGGAACAAAGGCTGGAAACAAAGGATACGATGCAGCTATGACTGCCATTGAAATGGCTAATTTACTTAAAGAATTCTAA
- the ribE gene encoding riboflavin synthase, whose product MFTGLVEEIGTILSITKGEKSAKITIQAKKILENICLGDSIATNGVCLTVTDFNQNSFCVDVMAETMRRSNLKDLIKNSPVNLERALKLGDRLGGHIVSGHIDGVGIITDLEKEDNAIWVSIKAHEEILKYIVLKGSITIDGISLTVAYVDNHLFKVSIIPHTKHMTTLLDKKIGDSVNLECDMIGKYIEKFLLQRESSPKKDINMNFLSEHGFI is encoded by the coding sequence ATGTTTACTGGACTTGTAGAAGAAATTGGAACTATTTTATCTATTACAAAAGGAGAAAAATCAGCAAAAATTACAATTCAAGCAAAAAAAATATTAGAAAATATTTGTTTAGGTGATAGTATTGCTACAAATGGAGTATGTCTTACAGTGACTGATTTTAACCAAAACTCTTTTTGTGTAGATGTAATGGCAGAAACTATGAGAAGAAGTAATTTAAAGGATCTTATAAAAAATAGTCCTGTAAATCTAGAAAGAGCACTAAAGCTAGGTGATCGTTTAGGCGGACATATTGTAAGTGGTCATATTGACGGAGTAGGAATTATTACAGACCTTGAAAAAGAAGATAATGCTATTTGGGTATCTATTAAAGCCCATGAAGAAATTTTAAAATATATTGTTTTAAAAGGATCCATCACTATTGATGGTATCAGTCTGACTGTAGCTTATGTAGACAATCATCTATTTAAGGTATCTATTATTCCTCATACAAAACATATGACTACACTCCTTGATAAAAAAATAGGAGATTCTGTTAATTTAGAGTGCGACATGATTGGAAAATATATTGAAAAATTTTTATTACAAAGAGAATCCTCTCCTAAAAAAGATATCAATATGAATTTTTTATCAGAACATGGATTTATATAA